The following DNA comes from Kitasatospora sp. NBC_01287.
AGGAGATGCCGGCGTCGCCGAGGACGGCGGCGGTCTGGTACTCGCCCCACGCCTTGCTGTTGCCGTAGACCGACACCGGCTGGACCGCGGTGTCCTCGATGAACTGCGTGGGGTGGCTGGTGTGGTCGCCGTTGCCGTAGACGCTGGCGGAGGAGACGAAGACCATCCTGCGGACCCGGTCGGAGGCAGCGACGGCGTCCAGGACGCGCTGGGTGCCGGTGATGTTGGTGTCGATGGCGTCCAGCGGTCGGCGGGTGCAGGCGGCCACGTCGGCCAGGGCGGCGGCGTGGATCACGTAGTCGCAGCCGGAGATCACCTTGCGCATCAGGTCCGGCTCGGCGATGTCGCCGACGATGAAGTCCGGGTCGGTGGTGTCGATGCCGAACCGTTCGCGATACACCTCGTGCGGGTAGGCGTCGAGCTTGCACACCGAGATGGGGCGGGCGCCGAGCTGGCGGAGCTGGGACGTGATGCGGCTGCCGATGAGGCCACCGGCACCGGTGACCAGCACGGTCTTTCCTGAGAGCTGTTCGAGC
Coding sequences within:
- a CDS encoding NAD(P)-dependent oxidoreductase, producing the protein MSLEQLSGKTVLVTGAGGLIGSRITSQLRQLGARPISVCKLDAYPHEVYRERFGIDTTDPDFIVGDIAEPDLMRKVISGCDYVIHAAALADVAACTRRPLDAIDTNITGTQRVLDAVAASDRVRRMVFVSSASVYGNGDHTSHPTQFIEDTAVQPVSVYGNSKAWGEYQTAAVLGDAGISYAVVRYFSVYGEPQVVKERSHSWVVAWFAMRAALGLPLHLNGGGHQIRDLVHVDDIATGTLWALVAPRAHDETINIGTGTGTSIRQVAELVRSHFPDVPLVETPMPPGDPEGGYASVQRMEELLGWRPSITMAEGVARYVAWLKATPAAIPDWMRQAAAA